In Haliscomenobacter hydrossis DSM 1100, the DNA window GGCGAGTGCGGATGTGGTGCCGTTTATTTATTTTCAGTTTTGAGGGATCAAGGAAAAATGAGTAGCTTTGCTCAAGGCAGATCACCAAGCTGCCAGGGAATCTACATGCCTGTTCTAATTTTCCCATTGTGCAAAAAAACATCAAAAATCTAACACTCTGGGGTATTGTTGTTCTGTTTGGGATGCACGGTTGCACCATGCAGGACGATGACCAAAAAGCCAATCTGCACACCATTAAGTGGGTGAAAGCCAATCCCCATGTAGTACCTGGTGACTCCGTAGCTAGTCCAGTAAAAAGAAAAGTAAATAGCACAACCAACGCGGTGATCAAAGCAGGGGCACCCCAGGTCATCCCCAGCAACCTGAATATTTTACCCGTAGTACATCCCAGCCCTATCCCGGTCAATGAAGCAACGTTGATCAAAGTCCAGGCAGGCAAAAATGGTTTCACAAAACCAAGTTCATTTTTGGCTAAAGGCCAGCGTGTGCCAGTAGGTATACCTGAAATTGTTTTGGCAAAAGATCGAGTAGGCAAAGACCAAAACCCCTATAATTTCAGCGCATTTGGCAAGTTGCAAGGCTTGAAGCACAACGTGATCAGCTGCATTGCGCAAGATGCTAAAGGTAATTTGTGGATTGGGAGCTTAGGCGGAGGGGTATGCAGATACGATGGAAAATATTTTACTCATTATACCGAAAAAGAAGGGCTGAACAGCAATAATGTGACCTGTATTCTGGTAGACAAACAGGGGAATCTGTGGTTTGGTACCGATGGTGCCGGCGTAGCCAAATACGACGGAAAATATTTCATCCATTTTACAGAAGAGGACGGATTACCGAGCAATAATGTCTCTGCCATTTGTGAAGACCAACAAAGGAACATCTGGTTGGGTAGTGTAGACCAAGGCGTCACCAGATTCCAGGGGAATAAGTTTACCCACTACACTAAAAAGCAAGGCCTGAGTAGTGATCGAATTTTATCCATTTTTGCGGACAGCAAAAACAATGTCTGGTTTGGCACCGATGATGGAGGGGTCTCTAAATTTGATGGAACCAGTTTCATCCATTTTACTCCAAAAGAAGGTTTGATGCACAGCGATGTTTCTGCAATTTCCGAAGACAAGGAGGGGAATATCTGGTTGGGTACAGAATTGGGGGCGAGCCGATACGATGGTAAATCGTTCTACAATTATTCAGATAAAACAGGGTTTAATCGCGTCCCCGTTTCAAGCATCATGGTTGATCATTATGGTGACATTTGGTTTGGTACATTAGGTAAGGGTGCGACCAAATACGATGGTCAAACATTTAAGCATTTCGCTGAGGATTCAGGAATCAATTACAGCGGAGTTTTGTGCATTTTTGAAGACAAAGCAGGTAACATTTGGCTGGGCACAGATGGCGGTGGAATAAGTAAATACAACGGGAATATTTTTACCCACCTCACCCAAAAAGAGGGACTGAGCAGCAACGAAGTTTTTAGCACCATCGAAGACAATCGAGGCACTTTGTGGTTTGGCACTCAAGGTGGAGGAGCTTTAAAGATTGATGGCAGACATTTTTATCTTTACAATGAAGCAATCGGCCTGAGTAATAACTTTATCTACTCGATCATAAATGATCAACAAGGAAATTTGTGGTTCGGCACCAATGGAAGTGGAACATCAAGGTATGATGGCCAATACTTTACCAACTTTAGCCAAAAAGAGGGCTTGAGCAGCAATCATGTATTGTGCATGTTGGAGGATAAACGAGGAAACATCTGGTTTGGCACGCGCGAAGGGGGGGCCACCAAATACGACGGCCAATATTTCACCCATTTCAGCGAAAAAGAAGGATTGAGCAGCAACACCATTTTTTCTTTGTTAGAAGACAATCGTGGAAACATCTGGTTTGGTACCCAAGGCGGAGGCGTTTCCAAATACGACGGCAAAAATTTCACCCATTACCGCGAAGAAAATGGGTTAAGCCACAATGATGTAACCTCTATTTTACAGGACACCAAAGGCAATCTCTGGTTCGGCACTTTAGCGGGTGGTTTAAACCGTTTTGATGGCCAATATTTCACCCATTTCACCGAAAAAGAAGGCCTGAGCAACAACGCCGTGCTCTCTCTTTTACAAGACAAAAAAGGCAATTTGTGGGTCGGCACTCGTTTTGGGCTTTCCAAAATGGCCAGCACCACGTTGGCTTCCATCAGCGCAAAGTCTGCAATTGAACTTACTCCGTCCAGTGTGCTTTTCAAAAATTACAGCTATGAAGATGGCTTTTTAGGCATCGGTTGTTGGCGCAACAGTTTATTCGAAGCCAAAAATGGCGACATCTACATTGGTGCCAACGATCGGCTAACCATTTATCATCCCGGTGGGGAATCCCTCCAGGCTACCAAGCCCAACATCAGCCTGATGGGCATTTCTTTTCACAATGAAAACATCCCCTGGCCGGCTTTATTACAAAAACAAGACAGTTCCTTCGTGCTCGGCAATGGCGTAAAAGTGGGTGATTTTCGTTTCTCAGGCTTATCAGACTGGAATAGATTGCCCCAAAATCTTAGCTTGAAACACAACAACAATAACCTCAGTTTCACCTTTGTAGCAAGCACCCAGCAACAACCCGAAAAAGTAAAATACCAATATAAACTGGAAGGATTTGATGCCACCTGGAGCTCACTCAACATCAAAAATGAAGCCTCGTATGGCAACTTGCCTATCGGCGACTATACCTTCAGGGCCAAAGCCTTGAGCAGCATGGGAACCTGGAGCGATGAACTGGTTTATTCCTTCAGCATTCGTCCCCCTTGGTGGAAAACCTGGTGGATGTACACGTTGTATGCCGCCCTGATCATGGGTATTTTGTATTGGTTCCGCCGACAAGAACAACAACGGCAAGCCCAACAATTGCTCCTGGAACGCCAAAAAACCGAGCAAGAACAAAAAGTGAATGAGCAACTGCGCCGGGTGGATGCCCTCAAAGACCAGTTTTTGGCCAATACTTCGCATGAATTGCGCACACCCTTGCAGGGCATCATCGGCCTTTCTGAATCCCTGATTGAAAGAGTGCAGGAGCGAGACCAGCAAGAAGATTTGAGCATGATCATTTCTTCCAGTCGCCGCCTGAACAGTTTGGTCAACGACATCCTCGATTTTTCCAAACTGAAAAATCAGGAAATCGAGTTGGCCACCAAACCCGTTAACCTCTATGCCTTAACCGACGTGGTGTTGCGCAATTTAGCCCCACTGGTCCAAGGAAAAAAATTCAGCATCATCAATGCGGTTCCCAACGACTTACCTGCCGCCTGGGCCGATGAAAATCGTTTGCAACAAATTCTCTACAACCTGGTGGGCAATGCCATCAAATTTACCGAAACGGGTCAGATTGTGGTCAATGCCCTCCGGGAAAAAACTTCCGATGTACTTACCATCTCCGTAAAAGATACCGGAATAGGCATCCCCGCAGACAAACAAGAGGTCATTTTTAAA includes these proteins:
- a CDS encoding two-component regulator propeller domain-containing protein, with the translated sequence MQKNIKNLTLWGIVVLFGMHGCTMQDDDQKANLHTIKWVKANPHVVPGDSVASPVKRKVNSTTNAVIKAGAPQVIPSNLNILPVVHPSPIPVNEATLIKVQAGKNGFTKPSSFLAKGQRVPVGIPEIVLAKDRVGKDQNPYNFSAFGKLQGLKHNVISCIAQDAKGNLWIGSLGGGVCRYDGKYFTHYTEKEGLNSNNVTCILVDKQGNLWFGTDGAGVAKYDGKYFIHFTEEDGLPSNNVSAICEDQQRNIWLGSVDQGVTRFQGNKFTHYTKKQGLSSDRILSIFADSKNNVWFGTDDGGVSKFDGTSFIHFTPKEGLMHSDVSAISEDKEGNIWLGTELGASRYDGKSFYNYSDKTGFNRVPVSSIMVDHYGDIWFGTLGKGATKYDGQTFKHFAEDSGINYSGVLCIFEDKAGNIWLGTDGGGISKYNGNIFTHLTQKEGLSSNEVFSTIEDNRGTLWFGTQGGGALKIDGRHFYLYNEAIGLSNNFIYSIINDQQGNLWFGTNGSGTSRYDGQYFTNFSQKEGLSSNHVLCMLEDKRGNIWFGTREGGATKYDGQYFTHFSEKEGLSSNTIFSLLEDNRGNIWFGTQGGGVSKYDGKNFTHYREENGLSHNDVTSILQDTKGNLWFGTLAGGLNRFDGQYFTHFTEKEGLSNNAVLSLLQDKKGNLWVGTRFGLSKMASTTLASISAKSAIELTPSSVLFKNYSYEDGFLGIGCWRNSLFEAKNGDIYIGANDRLTIYHPGGESLQATKPNISLMGISFHNENIPWPALLQKQDSSFVLGNGVKVGDFRFSGLSDWNRLPQNLSLKHNNNNLSFTFVASTQQQPEKVKYQYKLEGFDATWSSLNIKNEASYGNLPIGDYTFRAKALSSMGTWSDELVYSFSIRPPWWKTWWMYTLYAALIMGILYWFRRQEQQRQAQQLLLERQKTEQEQKVNEQLRRVDALKDQFLANTSHELRTPLQGIIGLSESLIERVQERDQQEDLSMIISSSRRLNSLVNDILDFSKLKNQEIELATKPVNLYALTDVVLRNLAPLVQGKKFSIINAVPNDLPAAWADENRLQQILYNLVGNAIKFTETGQIVVNALREKTSDVLTISVKDTGIGIPADKQEVIFKEFEQGDGSIARSFAGTGLGLSVSKRLVELHGGKMWLESVVGSGSTFFFTLPLASTEASAGVSETTNQMPAPLSSVKSWAMETNGNPNKTELELKNNALSDSEKVHILIVDDEVVNQQVLKNFLNKAIYRITQVLSGEEALQVLDDDDTIDLVLLDVMMPRMSGYEVCQKIREKHLPSELPVLMITAKNQVSDLVTGLNTGANDYIAKPFSKDEFLARLNMHLSLHKINAASNRFVPNEFIRSLGHESITDVRLGDHVEQVVTVLFADIRDYTGLAESMTPAENFKFVSAYNQRMGPLVQKHRGFVNQYLGDGIMAIFTSSPEDALRAAVAIQKELSSYNEQRREKGRQTIEVGIGLHTGSLIMGIIGDQKRMDAATVSDTVNTASRMEGLTKFYGTRILLSEFSLKLIENKADFNFRYLGKVQVKGKKAFTDIYECFDGDADVAFSNKKQTLTVFEQGLYAYFNKDFDDTMSSLTQVLSINPHDAPAQWFLEKAQRYAQSGTPENWEGVEFMKEK